gaacagagccatgcTAATGTTATagacacctgtgcttttcctgctatgacaagtcaaaatatctgttgtgttatataggctacatttgtTAGGTTATCGCatcttttacatatttttttcattgtcatatttctattctatatttatgtttttatttctgttgcaGTACTTTGCTTTAGTGTTTATTTCCTCTTAATATGTTTATGCACCagtcaccaaggcaaattccttgtgtgatacttacttggcaataaatcctattCTGATATGTTTTGATACAGTATGCTGAATATTGATATGTAACAATCATTTGAAAGTggaaaaataacttaaaatcctcatttcatgttttttaacCGTCAATGTTGTCATCACTGTGAATAGGTGAAGAGAGAAAAACGAATGGAGAGGGACTGCTGCCTGATCATGTCTGCTCTGGTTCGACCTGGAGTTAATGTTTCAGAGCTATGTAAGGATGGAGACAAGCTCCTTGAGGCTGGAGAATTGGGGAGGGCTACCTCTCTCTACATGTCTGCCTTCAGGACTCACGCCGCCTCCACCGTGTCCCACATGCGGAACTTGAAGTCAGGCATGGGTGGGGTGATCTCTACTCTAGAAGGATGGCTTGACAGTCATGGGGAGAACCACCCTGCTCAGGGTTTTAACAAAGGTCTTGcagctgtgtttctgtccacacTCTGCCCTAACAATCTGTCAGCCACCATTTTTAAGATGGAGTCACTCCTTCAGAGTGGGGTGCATGGCTGCGAGGAGATTTTTGCTCGCTGCACTGCTCTGCTTGAAGGGATGCAAGACCCTCATCCACAAGATGCCACTCGCATGGTGTTGGAGATAACTCGTGCCCTGGCCTGCTTGCTCTCAGAGACTCACAGTATCAAGGGCCTGAAGCTTTACCTCAAAGCTTACCAGAGTAACAAATCTGAAACTGTCACACTGGTGAAAAGCAGACAAGCTCAGCACCTAACCAAAATAGTGATGGCCTTTACAGACCAAATACTGCACATACATCCCTCTCTGATATTTGACAGCGAGTGTGCAGTGACAACAAATGAGAATGATAAGCTAGATGTAgaggcttcttcttcttctacaaTTATTGAGTTTTTGTTGGCTATCTCACCTGGCAATAGAGAAGTGCATGAACTTCAAGCAgcatatttatttttgacaggcaGGTTTATGGACAGTGCAGAGGTGTACTCTGCTCTCTTGCATCATGATTATTGTCAGAAAACGTCAGAGTGTAGTGCAGACAAATCATACCAAGACCCTCCTGAGAGGAGAGCTAGACTCTTAACCAGTCGAGCAGCTGCCTGCTTGTCTGCAGGTGGACGGATTGCGGAGGCATGCAGGGATCTGGGTGAAGCATTTGAGTTACACCCTGCCACTGCCcgaatttattttcaaaagctATTCACAGATCATGGAACAGGGGTGGCTGCTCGCAACCATCTCCGTCAGCAGGCAGAGAGAGGCCTGTCTGGTTACAGAGAACGGGTCCCCATCCGTCCAGACCTGCGGTCCTCTGAAGGAGTTGAGCTCCTGGACCCTGTGATCACTCAGTTACGGACTCTGTGCCATTTAGAGCCTGATGGGGGAGGCAGAGAGCTGCGGGTACGATTGGCTGACTGTCTGCTCCTCAGAGGGGAACACAAAGAGGCCCTCTCCATCTGTAGCCAGCTAGCTGCTGCCCAAGGTCAGCAGAGCTATCAAAACACAGTGCAGGTTCTTTGTGGATATGCACGACTTCTCTCAGATGACCACAAGGGAGCGTTGGAAGACTTCCAGGCTGTGATTGAACACAATGCCCCCCACCCATCCAGCTGTGTGCGTGCACTCTGTGGCAGGGGGCTCCTGCGCATGATTGGCGGCTTACACTACCTCACAGCTCTAGACTATGTGACAGCTAGCAGGCTGCACCCTCAGGAAACCGCACTGACTGTTCGCTGCTTGGTGCCATGGAACTACAGGGGGCTGCTGTTTACTGTTTTACTAGAGCAGGGACGAGTCATGCTGGAGGGGACAGGGGAGCACGAATCCATGGCCAGTTCAAGTGAAGACTCACAACAGCCCCAGCAGGGGGATCAGCCCCAGGCCCCTtcaaagagaaacaaacacagatCAGGGTATGATGTTTGTCTCACAAACAAACAGTTTACTcaataggccttttttttgGAACACAGTTTGACATGTCACCGTAGgacaagcacaggtgtaaataataaaatgaatcatggctgaattccatttagctgcttcagtttcagggatctggtattgtgcatgctggtttaGAGTGCGGGCCCGCGTCCAACAGAGCTGTAACTGAActcgacccgagcccgacacagttaaaatct
This genomic interval from Sander vitreus isolate 19-12246 chromosome 7, sanVit1, whole genome shotgun sequence contains the following:
- the ttc34 gene encoding uncharacterized protein ttc34, translating into MERDCCLIMSALVRPGVNVSELCKDGDKLLEAGELGRATSLYMSAFRTHAASTVSHMRNLKSGMGGVISTLEGWLDSHGENHPAQGFNKGLAAVFLSTLCPNNLSATIFKMESLLQSGVHGCEEIFARCTALLEGMQDPHPQDATRMVLEITRALACLLSETHSIKGLKLYLKAYQSNKSETVTLVKSRQAQHLTKIVMAFTDQILHIHPSLIFDSECAVTTNENDKLDVEASSSSTIIEFLLAISPGNREVHELQAAYLFLTGRFMDSAEVYSALLHHDYCQKTSECSADKSYQDPPERRARLLTSRAAACLSAGGRIAEACRDLGEAFELHPATARIYFQKLFTDHGTGVAARNHLRQQAERGLSGYRERVPIRPDLRSSEGVELLDPVITQLRTLCHLEPDGGGRELRVRLADCLLLRGEHKEALSICSQLAAAQGQQSYQNTVQVLCGYARLLSDDHKGALEDFQAVIEHNAPHPSSCVRALCGRGLLRMIGGLHYLTALDYVTASRLHPQETALTVRCLVPWNYRGLLFTVLLEQGRVMLEGTGEHESMASSSEDSQQPQQGDQPQAPSKRNKHRSGTPAGVQSLAVLLMELQPGDDGSQILAADALYQLGRVEEAYRLLLSIGPSSPRAPILARLALLQLHRGFLYDTNQLLKKLIQCGDTSCLRPLLAVAQQKDRALLQAHCHSAAKRILEGTREESAVREAVAYLSIAIMASGGVAAESLLERARCYALLGQRKTAIFDFSAILKEHPKYVQALCGRGFTYLMLNQQKECTRDILAALQINTDIVTKDILSLKDKARKLVCDWLHQLCRTNLSDILLANAVPCHKEQLREAFTIGGALMKTDCRDPRWHLLYVDILLAKGEVKAAGAHLCQVFGQEPRDAVAQARVGVLEAWKQNYRSAARRLSKLTEKDLSSLGFLLALIPINQRKCMAQAAAQEASSVSSGGQWDQALTLLTVAVQAGGNYRLQYLRQRAACLAHLGLHERAIADLDRVIQKHNGSDSSCSDEPQVWAEDLCRRGRSLVLCSREGAALEDFTRALELHRNQAIQCVEAGLGRLRLAECFLRGALQHYGEQQLSKAWTMIECGLVVDSDNTELRRLRAKVKREVASPCNVN